In Streptomyces sp. NBC_00878, a single window of DNA contains:
- a CDS encoding polysaccharide deacetylase family protein, protein MRKLPAAAALLAGLVCLAGCAQSVDPIERLGKKAAQKVRTHGPTEDAYRRWGLTAPLAPAPKPPARRPTARTAGPGLPPVVDRVPTRDRVVFLTFDDGAEKDPGFVDMVRELRLPVTMFLTDSVVGPGYAHFGRLRAVGATVQNHTLDHPYLPGLPYAGQRAEICGQQEKLKQRFGIRPRLFRPPYGEYNADTVRAAADCGLAAVVLWRDTGRLSPGDILHCPEGRAGTSLTGATAAVLNRVQREGFAVARLEDYL, encoded by the coding sequence GTGAGGAAGCTGCCGGCCGCCGCCGCACTGCTCGCGGGGCTGGTCTGCTTGGCCGGCTGCGCCCAGTCCGTGGACCCCATCGAGCGGCTGGGCAAGAAGGCCGCGCAGAAGGTGCGTACGCACGGGCCCACCGAGGACGCGTACCGCCGCTGGGGCCTGACCGCACCACTCGCCCCGGCGCCGAAACCGCCCGCCCGGCGGCCCACCGCCCGCACCGCGGGACCGGGCCTGCCGCCCGTCGTGGACCGAGTCCCCACCCGCGATCGGGTCGTCTTCCTGACCTTCGACGACGGCGCCGAGAAGGACCCGGGGTTCGTCGACATGGTCCGTGAACTGCGGCTGCCGGTCACGATGTTCCTCACGGACAGTGTCGTCGGGCCGGGATACGCCCACTTCGGCCGGCTCCGCGCGGTCGGCGCGACCGTACAGAACCACACCCTCGACCACCCATACCTGCCGGGCCTTCCGTACGCCGGACAGCGCGCCGAGATCTGCGGCCAGCAGGAGAAACTCAAGCAGCGCTTCGGCATCCGCCCGCGTCTCTTCCGCCCGCCCTACGGCGAGTACAACGCCGACACCGTACGCGCGGCCGCCGACTGCGGCCTGGCCGCCGTCGTCCTGTGGCGCGACACCGGCCGCCTCAGCCCGGGCGACATCCTCCACTGCCCCGAGGGGCGGGCCGGCACGAGCCTCACCGGCGCGACGGCTGCCGTGCTGAACCGCGTCCAGAGGGAGGGTTTCGCTGTGGCCCGCCTGGAGGACTACCTGTAG
- the groES gene encoding co-chaperone GroES has protein sequence MTTTSSKVAIKPLEDRIVVQPLDAEQTTASGLVIPDTAKEKPQEGVVLAVGPGRFENGERLPLDVKTGDIVLYSKYGGTEVKYNGEEYLVLSARDVLAIVEK, from the coding sequence GTGACGACCACCAGCTCCAAGGTTGCCATCAAGCCGCTTGAGGACCGCATTGTGGTCCAGCCGCTCGACGCCGAGCAGACCACGGCCTCTGGCCTGGTCATCCCGGACACCGCCAAGGAGAAGCCCCAGGAGGGCGTCGTCCTGGCCGTTGGCCCGGGCCGCTTCGAGAACGGCGAGCGTCTTCCGCTCGACGTCAAGACCGGCGACATCGTGCTGTACAGCAAGTACGGCGGCACCGAGGTGAAGTACAACGGCGAGGAGTACCTCGTCCTCTCGGCTCGCGACGTGCTCGCGATCGTCGAGAAGTAA
- a CDS encoding RNA-guided endonuclease TnpB family protein produces the protein MGTKCVKRAFKYRFYPTEEQAAELSRTFGCVRKVYNMALDARSRAWTLEHRRVSYVETSAMLTEWKKTEEHGFLGEVSSVPLQQSLRHLQTAYTAFFDKRARYPRFKSKKRSKDSAEYTRSAFRFSNEQLVLAKMSEPLAIAWSRPLPEEAEPSTVTVSRDRAGRWFVSLLVEATIAPGPATDTAVGLDAGLTSLVTLSTGEKITNPKFERKDRARLGKAQQQLSRKARGSKNWEKARVEVARVHARIADRRRDFLHKLTTRLVRENQTIVIEDLTVRSMLGNRTLARAISDASWTELRSLLEYKCAWYGRELIAIDRFFPSSKTCSACGLIRGELSLSVRHWTCEGCGTRHDRDHNAAKTILAAGLAVSACGAGVRPQRSSSERAVGDEAGSVMARAMAGPSRKEKGRGQSVIVPLR, from the coding sequence ATGGGGACCAAGTGCGTGAAGCGGGCGTTCAAGTACCGCTTCTATCCGACCGAGGAGCAGGCAGCTGAGCTGTCGCGCACCTTCGGCTGCGTGCGAAAGGTCTACAACATGGCGCTTGACGCCCGGTCCCGAGCGTGGACGCTTGAACACCGCCGGGTCTCCTACGTGGAGACCTCGGCGATGCTCACTGAATGGAAGAAGACCGAGGAGCACGGCTTCCTGGGTGAGGTTTCGTCGGTGCCGTTGCAGCAATCGTTGCGACATCTGCAGACGGCTTACACGGCATTCTTCGACAAACGAGCCCGATACCCCCGCTTCAAGTCGAAGAAGAGATCGAAAGACTCCGCCGAGTACACACGATCCGCTTTCCGGTTCTCGAACGAACAGCTCGTCCTGGCGAAAATGAGCGAGCCGTTGGCGATCGCGTGGTCGCGTCCGCTCCCCGAAGAAGCCGAGCCGTCCACGGTCACGGTGTCTCGGGACAGGGCAGGCCGCTGGTTCGTCTCCCTCCTCGTCGAGGCCACCATCGCCCCCGGCCCGGCCACGGACACGGCGGTGGGCCTCGACGCGGGTCTCACCAGCCTGGTCACCCTGTCCACCGGGGAGAAGATCACCAATCCCAAGTTCGAACGGAAGGACCGTGCCCGGCTCGGCAAAGCCCAACAACAACTGTCCCGTAAGGCCCGAGGATCGAAGAACTGGGAGAAGGCGCGGGTCGAAGTGGCGCGCGTCCACGCGCGGATCGCCGACCGGCGTCGGGACTTTCTCCACAAGTTGACCACTCGACTCGTTCGTGAGAACCAAACGATCGTGATCGAGGATCTGACCGTCCGCAGCATGCTCGGCAACCGCACGCTCGCGCGTGCGATATCCGATGCCTCGTGGACGGAGTTGCGCTCCCTGCTGGAGTACAAGTGTGCCTGGTACGGGCGCGAGTTGATCGCGATCGACCGCTTCTTCCCGTCGAGCAAGACCTGCTCTGCGTGCGGCCTGATCCGCGGCGAGCTGTCCTTGAGCGTCCGTCACTGGACGTGCGAGGGCTGCGGCACCCGGCACGACCGGGACCACAACGCCGCGAAGACCATTCTGGCCGCCGGGCTGGCGGTGTCGGCCTGTGGAGCCGGTGTAAGACCCCAACGGAGCTCCTCCGAGCGGGCAGTCGGCGATGAAGCAGGAAGCGTCATGGCGCGAGCCATGGCAGGCCCCTCCCGCAAGGAGAAGGGCCGAGGTCAATCGGTGATCGTGCCTCTCAGGTAG
- the purE gene encoding 5-(carboxyamino)imidazole ribonucleotide mutase yields the protein MSSVVGIVMGSDSDWPVMEAAAQALDEFEIAYEVDVVSAHRMPREMIAYGEEAAERGLKVIIAGAGGAAHLPGMLASVSPLPVIGVPVPLKYLDGMDSLLSIVQMPAGVPVATVSVGGARNAGLLAARILATQDAELLARMREFQQELNDQATEKGKRLRAKVESGAGNGFGFGQ from the coding sequence ATGAGTTCAGTCGTTGGCATCGTCATGGGGTCGGACTCCGACTGGCCCGTCATGGAAGCGGCCGCGCAGGCCCTCGACGAGTTCGAGATCGCCTACGAAGTCGACGTGGTCTCCGCGCACCGGATGCCGCGCGAGATGATCGCGTACGGCGAGGAGGCGGCCGAGCGCGGTCTCAAGGTGATCATCGCGGGCGCGGGTGGCGCGGCCCATCTGCCGGGCATGCTCGCCTCGGTCAGCCCGCTGCCCGTGATCGGCGTCCCGGTCCCGCTGAAGTACCTCGACGGCATGGACTCGCTGCTCTCCATCGTCCAGATGCCGGCCGGTGTCCCGGTCGCCACGGTCTCGGTCGGCGGCGCGCGCAACGCGGGCCTGCTGGCCGCCCGCATCCTCGCCACCCAGGACGCCGAACTCCTCGCCCGAATGCGCGAGTTCCAGCAGGAACTCAACGACCAGGCCACGGAGAAGGGCAAGCGCCTGCGCGCCAAGGTCGAGTCCGGCGCGGGCAACGGCTTCGGTTTCGGGCAGTGA
- a CDS encoding methyltransferase domain-containing protein, producing the protein MSSFAALLTGQGRALLDEVRDTEPAQELTVATRLRREHPVGLVSAALGQARLRQRAVVKFGAEDAGRMYFTPNGVEQATRASVAAYRARRFQELGVRSVADLCCGIGGDAIALARAGIRVLAVDRDPLTAAVARANADALGLGELIEVREADVTEVGTAAYDAVFVDPARRGGRGRVFDPEAYSPPLSWAVRTALEAPLAALKIAPGIPHETVPAEAGAEWISDSGDVKEAVLWFGTGGAGSVRATLLPGPRTLVGRGLPDPQVRPLGRYLYEPDGAVIRAHLVAEVAEELDGGGLIDETIAYITADSLDPTPYATAYEITDQLPFSVKKLKALLRERGVGVLTVKKRGSAVEPEELRRKVKPQGPNSATVFLTRVQGAPTMLLGHPARA; encoded by the coding sequence TTGTCGTCATTCGCCGCCCTGCTCACCGGCCAAGGCCGTGCCCTGCTCGACGAGGTGCGGGACACCGAACCCGCTCAGGAACTGACCGTCGCCACCCGGCTGCGGCGTGAGCATCCCGTCGGGCTCGTGTCGGCGGCGCTCGGGCAGGCGCGGTTGCGGCAGCGGGCCGTGGTGAAGTTCGGCGCCGAGGACGCGGGGCGGATGTACTTCACGCCGAACGGCGTGGAGCAGGCGACCCGGGCGAGCGTCGCCGCGTACCGGGCCCGGCGGTTCCAGGAGCTCGGGGTGCGGTCCGTGGCCGACCTGTGCTGCGGCATCGGCGGTGACGCGATCGCGCTCGCGCGCGCGGGGATCCGGGTCCTGGCCGTCGACCGGGACCCGCTGACGGCGGCCGTGGCGCGGGCGAACGCCGACGCGCTCGGGCTCGGCGAGCTGATCGAGGTGCGCGAGGCGGATGTCACGGAGGTCGGGACGGCCGCGTACGACGCCGTGTTCGTGGATCCGGCGCGGCGGGGCGGGCGCGGGCGTGTCTTCGATCCCGAGGCCTATTCACCGCCGCTGTCGTGGGCCGTGCGAACCGCCCTCGAAGCGCCTCTCGCCGCGCTGAAGATCGCGCCCGGGATTCCGCACGAGACCGTTCCCGCCGAGGCCGGGGCCGAGTGGATCTCGGACTCCGGGGACGTGAAGGAGGCCGTGCTGTGGTTCGGCACGGGCGGGGCGGGGTCCGTACGCGCGACCCTGCTGCCCGGGCCGCGGACGCTCGTCGGCCGGGGGCTGCCCGACCCCCAAGTGCGGCCCCTGGGACGGTACTTGTACGAGCCCGACGGGGCCGTCATCCGGGCGCATCTGGTCGCGGAGGTCGCCGAGGAGCTGGACGGCGGCGGGCTCATCGACGAGACCATCGCCTACATCACCGCGGACTCGCTCGACCCCACGCCGTACGCCACCGCGTACGAGATCACCGACCAACTTCCCTTCAGCGTGAAGAAGTTGAAGGCGCTGCTGCGGGAGCGGGGGGTCGGCGTCCTCACTGTCAAGAAACGTGGCTCGGCCGTCGAGCCGGAGGAGCTGCGGCGCAAGGTGAAGCCGCAGGGGCCGAACTCGGCGACGGTGTTCCTGACCCGGGTGCAGGGCGCCCCGACCATGCTGCTGGGGCACCCCGCACGGGCGTAA
- the groL gene encoding chaperonin GroEL (60 kDa chaperone family; promotes refolding of misfolded polypeptides especially under stressful conditions; forms two stacked rings of heptamers to form a barrel-shaped 14mer; ends can be capped by GroES; misfolded proteins enter the barrel where they are refolded when GroES binds), which translates to MAKILKFDEDARRALERGVNKLADTVKVTIGPKGRNVVIDKKFGAPTITNDGVTIAREVELDDPYENLGAQLVKEVATKTNDIAGDGTTTATVLAQALVREGLKNVAAGASPALLKKGIDAAVAAVSEELLATARPIDEKSDIAAVAGLSAQDSQVGELIAEAMDKVGKDGVITVEESNTFGLELDFTEGMAFDKGYLSPYFVTDQERMEAVLDDPYILIHQGKISSIQDMLPLLEKIIQTNASKPLLIIAEDVEGEALSTLVVNKIRGTFNAVAVKAPGFGDRRKAMLGDMAGLTGATVIAEEVGLKLDQVGLDVLGTARRVTITKDDTTIVDGGGKSEDVVGRINQIKAEIEGTDSDWDREKLQERLAKLAGGVCVIKVGAATEVELKEKKHRLEDAISATRAAVEEGIVSGGGSALVHAVKVLEGNLGKTGDEATGVAVVRKAAVEPLRWIAENAGLEGYVITSKVAELDKGQGFNAATGEYGDLVKAGVIDPVKVTRSALENAASIASLLLTTETLVVEKPAEEESDAGHGGHGHSH; encoded by the coding sequence ATGGCGAAGATCCTGAAGTTCGACGAGGACGCCCGTCGCGCCCTCGAGCGCGGCGTCAACAAGCTTGCCGACACGGTCAAGGTGACGATCGGCCCCAAGGGCCGCAACGTCGTCATCGACAAGAAGTTCGGCGCGCCCACCATCACCAACGACGGCGTCACCATCGCCCGCGAGGTCGAGCTCGACGACCCGTACGAGAACCTCGGCGCCCAGCTGGTGAAGGAGGTGGCGACCAAGACCAACGACATCGCGGGTGACGGTACGACCACCGCCACCGTGCTGGCCCAGGCGCTCGTCCGCGAGGGCCTGAAGAACGTCGCCGCCGGCGCGTCCCCCGCCCTCCTGAAGAAGGGCATCGACGCCGCCGTCGCCGCGGTCTCCGAGGAGCTCCTCGCGACCGCCCGGCCGATCGACGAGAAGTCCGACATCGCCGCCGTCGCCGGTCTGTCCGCCCAGGACAGCCAGGTCGGCGAGCTCATCGCCGAGGCGATGGACAAGGTCGGCAAGGACGGTGTCATCACCGTCGAGGAGTCCAACACCTTCGGTCTGGAGCTGGACTTCACCGAGGGCATGGCCTTCGACAAGGGCTACCTGTCGCCGTACTTCGTGACGGACCAGGAGCGCATGGAAGCCGTCCTGGACGACCCGTACATCCTGATCCACCAGGGCAAGATCTCCTCCATCCAGGACATGCTGCCGCTGCTGGAGAAGATCATCCAGACGAACGCCTCCAAGCCGCTGCTGATCATCGCCGAGGACGTCGAGGGCGAGGCCCTCTCGACCCTGGTCGTGAACAAGATCCGCGGCACGTTCAACGCCGTCGCCGTGAAGGCCCCCGGCTTCGGTGACCGCCGCAAGGCGATGCTCGGCGACATGGCCGGTCTCACCGGTGCCACCGTCATCGCCGAGGAGGTCGGCCTCAAGCTCGACCAGGTCGGCCTGGACGTGCTGGGCACCGCCCGCCGCGTGACCATCACCAAGGACGACACGACGATCGTCGACGGTGGCGGCAAGTCCGAGGACGTCGTCGGACGCATCAACCAGATCAAGGCCGAGATCGAGGGCACGGACTCCGACTGGGACCGCGAGAAGCTCCAGGAGCGCCTCGCGAAGCTGGCCGGCGGCGTGTGCGTGATCAAGGTCGGCGCCGCCACCGAGGTGGAGCTCAAGGAGAAGAAGCACCGTCTGGAGGACGCCATCTCCGCGACCCGCGCCGCGGTCGAGGAGGGCATCGTCTCCGGTGGTGGCTCCGCGCTCGTCCACGCCGTGAAGGTCCTGGAGGGCAACCTCGGCAAGACCGGCGACGAGGCCACGGGTGTCGCGGTCGTCCGCAAGGCCGCCGTCGAGCCGCTGCGCTGGATCGCCGAGAACGCCGGCCTGGAGGGCTACGTCATCACCTCCAAGGTCGCCGAGCTCGACAAGGGCCAGGGCTTCAACGCCGCGACCGGCGAGTACGGCGACCTGGTCAAGGCCGGCGTCATCGACCCGGTCAAGGTCACCCGCTCCGCCCTGGAGAACGCCGCCTCCATCGCCTCCCTGCTCCTCACGACCGAGACCCTGGTCGTCGAGAAGCCGGCCGAGGAGGAGTCCGACGCGGGCCACGGTGGCCACGGCCACTCCCACTAG
- a CDS encoding dipeptidase has protein sequence MPSADSLDRARALLADHPVVDGHNDLPWALRQQVRYDIDARDIAADQSAHLHTDLARLRAGGVGAQFWSVYVRSDLPGAVTATLEQIDCVRQLIARYPADLRAALTAADMEVARGEGRIASLMGAEGGHSIDNSLATLRGLYELGVRYMTLTHNDNIAWADSATDKPSVGGLSPFGHEVVREMNRLGMLVDLSHVAATTMRDALDTSVAPVIFSHSSSRAICDHPRNIPDDVLERLPANGGVAMVTFVPKFVLQAAVDWTAAADENMRERGFFHLDTTPEAMKVHRAFEESNPRPVATVSTVADHLDHMREVAGVDHIGIGGDYDGTAFTPDGLDDVSGYPNLIAELLDRGWSTTDLAKLTWQNAVRVLGAAEDVSREEQSRRGPSNATLEQLDG, from the coding sequence GTGCCTTCTGCGGACTCCCTGGACCGCGCCCGCGCCCTGCTCGCCGACCACCCCGTCGTCGACGGCCACAACGACCTCCCCTGGGCGCTGCGCCAGCAGGTCCGCTACGACATCGACGCCCGTGACATCGCCGCCGACCAGAGTGCCCATCTGCACACGGACCTGGCCCGGCTGCGCGCGGGCGGTGTCGGTGCGCAGTTCTGGTCGGTGTACGTGCGCTCGGATCTGCCCGGCGCGGTGACGGCGACGCTCGAACAGATCGACTGCGTACGGCAGTTGATCGCGCGCTACCCCGCGGACCTGCGGGCCGCGCTGACGGCGGCCGACATGGAGGTGGCCCGCGGCGAGGGCCGTATCGCGTCGCTGATGGGTGCCGAGGGCGGCCACTCGATCGACAACTCCCTTGCCACCCTGCGCGGGTTGTACGAGCTGGGGGTCCGCTACATGACCCTCACCCACAACGACAACATCGCGTGGGCGGACTCGGCGACGGACAAGCCGTCCGTCGGCGGCCTGTCGCCCTTCGGCCACGAGGTCGTACGGGAGATGAACCGCCTGGGCATGCTCGTGGACCTCTCCCACGTGGCCGCCACGACGATGCGGGACGCGCTGGACACGTCCGTCGCGCCGGTGATCTTCTCCCACTCCTCCTCGCGCGCGATCTGCGACCACCCACGCAACATCCCGGACGACGTGCTGGAGCGCCTGCCCGCCAACGGCGGTGTGGCGATGGTGACGTTCGTGCCGAAGTTCGTCCTCCAGGCCGCCGTCGACTGGACGGCCGCCGCCGACGAGAACATGCGCGAGCGCGGCTTCTTCCACCTCGACACGACCCCCGAGGCGATGAAGGTCCACCGCGCCTTCGAGGAGTCCAACCCCCGCCCCGTCGCGACCGTTTCGACGGTCGCCGACCACCTCGACCACATGCGCGAGGTGGCGGGCGTCGACCACATCGGCATCGGCGGCGACTACGACGGCACGGCCTTCACCCCCGACGGCCTCGACGACGTCTCCGGCTACCCGAACCTCATCGCGGAACTCCTGGACCGCGGCTGGTCGACCACCGACCTCGCCAAGCTGACCTGGCAGAACGCGGTCCGGGTCCTGGGCGCCGCGGAGGACGTCTCCCGCGAGGAACAGTCCCGCAGGGGCCCGTCGAACGCGACCCTGGAGCAACTGGACGGCTAG